One segment of Pyrococcus sp. ST04 DNA contains the following:
- a CDS encoding DUF2095 family protein translates to MPERKKKPIDELPWQEYDIEEFREKFPALAKELEGEEGIEITGIRLDEYQVLEEEEEEKIDFSGYNPTIIDFLRRCETDEEALEIINWMEKQGEITPEMAKQLRVTLVHKGVRAFGPKKEWGWYEKHGKH, encoded by the coding sequence ATGCCAGAGAGAAAGAAAAAGCCAATCGATGAGTTACCTTGGCAAGAATATGATATAGAAGAATTTAGGGAGAAGTTTCCAGCGTTAGCTAAGGAGCTAGAAGGAGAAGAAGGAATAGAAATAACGGGAATACGGCTTGATGAATATCAGGTGTTAGAAGAAGAGGAAGAAGAAAAAATAGACTTCTCCGGATATAACCCAACAATAATAGATTTCCTTAGGAGATGTGAAACAGACGAAGAGGCTTTGGAAATAATAAACTGGATGGAAAAGCAGGGAGAAATCACGCCGGAGATGGCAAAGCAGTTGAGAGTTACATTAGTTCACAAAGGGGTTAGGGCATTTGGGCCTAAAAAAGAATGGGGATGGTACGAAAAGCACGGAAAACATTAA
- the minD gene encoding cell division ATPase MinD has translation MEGRSIVFASGKGGTGKTTTVANIGVALAQFGKEVILIDADITMANLSLILGMEDIPVTLHDVLAGEADLKDAIYEGPAGVKVIPGGLSLEKVKKARPERLRELIREIGQMGDFILIDAPAGLELTSVTALLIGKELIIVTNPEIAAITDSLKTKLVAEKLGTLPLGAILNRVTSEKTELSKEEIEALLEVPVMGIVPEDPEVKRASAYGVPLVIKNPTSPAAIAYKQIAAKLAGIKWKPPEPESPVKRIFRALFGGRRR, from the coding sequence GTGGAAGGTCGCTCAATAGTCTTCGCCTCCGGAAAGGGTGGTACAGGTAAAACCACCACTGTTGCTAATATTGGAGTTGCATTAGCTCAATTCGGAAAAGAAGTAATACTTATTGATGCCGATATAACAATGGCAAACCTCAGCCTCATTCTTGGAATGGAAGATATCCCCGTGACACTTCACGATGTTTTAGCCGGAGAAGCCGACCTAAAGGACGCAATATACGAGGGACCAGCTGGTGTAAAAGTGATTCCGGGTGGATTAAGTTTAGAGAAAGTCAAAAAGGCCAGACCCGAAAGACTTAGGGAACTTATAAGAGAAATTGGCCAGATGGGAGATTTCATTCTAATAGACGCACCGGCAGGTCTTGAGTTAACTTCTGTAACGGCATTACTTATTGGAAAAGAGCTTATTATAGTCACAAATCCAGAAATTGCCGCCATAACGGATTCCCTAAAAACTAAACTTGTTGCTGAGAAACTTGGTACATTGCCCCTTGGAGCAATTCTAAACAGAGTCACAAGTGAGAAAACTGAGCTCAGTAAAGAGGAGATAGAAGCTCTGCTTGAAGTTCCTGTCATGGGCATTGTTCCGGAAGATCCAGAGGTAAAGAGAGCTTCTGCTTATGGAGTGCCCCTCGTAATTAAAAACCCGACTAGTCCAGCCGCAATAGCATATAAACAAATAGCCGCAAAACTTGCCGGAATTAAATGGAAACCTCCTGAGCCAGAGAGCCCCGTGAAAAGAATATTTAGGGCATTATTTGGGGGGAGGAGAAGATGA
- a CDS encoding ribonuclease P protein component 4 translates to MVRRDWEKREKRRVAKERIDTLFTLAERVFPYSPELARRYVELALEVQKKAKVKIPRKWKRRYCKKCHAFLVPGVNARVRLRTKRMPHVVVTCLECGNIMRYPYLREIKKKRRQKKQ, encoded by the coding sequence TTGGTTAGAAGAGATTGGGAGAAAAGGGAGAAGAGAAGGGTTGCTAAAGAAAGAATAGACACACTATTCACACTTGCTGAAAGAGTTTTCCCATATTCTCCTGAATTAGCTAGGAGATATGTCGAACTAGCCCTTGAAGTGCAGAAAAAGGCTAAAGTTAAAATTCCGAGAAAATGGAAGAGGAGATACTGCAAAAAGTGCCATGCTTTTTTAGTTCCTGGAGTTAATGCTAGGGTTAGGTTAAGGACAAAAAGAATGCCTCACGTTGTCGTTACATGCCTGGAATGTGGAAATATCATGCGCTATCCCTATTTACGGGAAATTAAAAAGAAAAGAAGACAAAAGAAACAATAA
- a CDS encoding RtcB family protein encodes MTVPLKRIDRIRWEIPKFDKRMRVPGRVYADEVLIEKMRSDRTLEQAANVAMLPGIYKYSIVMPDGHQGYGFPIGGVAAFDVKEGVISPGGIGYDINCGVRLIRTNLTEKEVRPKIKQLVDTLFKNVPSGVGSQGRIRLHWTQIDDVLVDGAKWAVDNGYGWERDLERLEEGGRMEGADPDAVSQRAKQRGAPQLGSLGSGNHFLEVQVVDKIYDEEVAKAYGLFEGQVVVMVHTGSRGLGHQVASDYLRIMERAIRKYRIPWPDRELVSVPFQSEEGQRYFSAMKAAANFAWANRQMITHWVRESFQEVFRQDPEGDLGMDIVYDVAHNIGKVEEHEVDGKKVTVIVHRKGATRAFPPGHEAIPRIYRDVGQPVLIPGSMGTASYVLAGTEGAMKETFGSTCHGAGRVLSRKAATRQYRGDRIRNELLQRGIYVRAASMRVVAEEAPGAYKNVDNVVKVVSEAGIAKLVARMRPIGVAKG; translated from the coding sequence ATGACCGTACCACTAAAAAGAATTGACAGGATAAGATGGGAAATCCCAAAGTTTGATAAAAGGATGCGAGTTCCAGGGAGAGTTTATGCTGATGAAGTCTTGATAGAAAAAATGAGAAGTGATAGAACTCTTGAACAGGCCGCCAACGTTGCAATGTTGCCAGGGATATACAAGTATTCAATTGTAATGCCAGATGGTCACCAAGGATATGGATTTCCAATTGGTGGTGTTGCAGCCTTCGATGTTAAAGAAGGAGTCATAAGCCCAGGGGGTATTGGTTACGACATCAACTGTGGTGTGCGTTTAATCAGAACAAATCTAACTGAGAAAGAGGTCAGACCAAAGATAAAGCAACTTGTCGATACCCTCTTCAAAAACGTTCCCTCTGGCGTTGGTAGCCAGGGTAGAATAAGGCTTCACTGGACGCAAATTGACGATGTTCTTGTTGATGGGGCAAAGTGGGCAGTAGACAATGGGTATGGTTGGGAGAGAGATTTGGAGAGGTTAGAAGAAGGAGGAAGGATGGAAGGTGCAGATCCAGATGCCGTGAGTCAGAGGGCCAAGCAGAGAGGAGCACCCCAGCTAGGTTCACTGGGCTCTGGAAACCACTTCCTTGAAGTTCAGGTTGTTGATAAGATTTACGACGAGGAAGTTGCCAAGGCATATGGCCTTTTTGAGGGACAAGTTGTTGTAATGGTTCACACTGGTTCAAGAGGTCTAGGTCACCAGGTAGCAAGTGACTACTTGAGAATCATGGAGAGAGCTATCAGGAAGTACAGGATTCCTTGGCCAGACAGAGAACTTGTCAGTGTCCCATTCCAGAGTGAAGAAGGTCAGAGATACTTCTCAGCAATGAAGGCCGCAGCAAACTTTGCGTGGGCAAATAGACAGATGATAACACACTGGGTAAGGGAGAGTTTCCAGGAGGTATTCAGGCAAGATCCGGAGGGAGACCTTGGAATGGACATAGTTTACGATGTTGCTCACAACATTGGTAAAGTCGAAGAGCATGAAGTAGATGGGAAGAAGGTCACTGTAATAGTTCACAGGAAGGGTGCAACTAGGGCATTTCCTCCAGGACATGAGGCAATTCCAAGGATATATAGGGATGTTGGCCAGCCCGTCTTGATACCGGGTTCAATGGGTACAGCAAGCTACGTTTTAGCTGGAACCGAGGGTGCTATGAAAGAGACCTTTGGAAGCACCTGCCACGGAGCTGGAAGAGTTCTCAGTAGAAAAGCCGCAACGAGACAGTACAGAGGGGACAGGATAAGGAATGAGTTATTGCAGAGAGGAATCTATGTAAGGGCTGCCAGCATGAGAGTAGTTGCTGAGGAGGCTCCAGGAGCTTACAAGAATGTCGACAATGTTGTTAAAGTCGTTAGTGAGGCAGGAATTGCAAAATTAGTTGCAAGAATGAGGCCTATCGGAGTAGCAAAGGGTTGA
- a CDS encoding inositol-3-phosphate synthase — protein sequence MVRVAIIGQGYVASIFAVGLERIKRGDLGYYGIPLANELPIKVEDIQIVGSYDVDKTKIGLPLYEVVQRYWRGDVPESLKEVFIRKGIHLRSLRNLPIEATGLEDEMSLKEAIDHLVNEWKELKVDVILNVPTTEAFVPFGKLEDLEKAIKEEQKDRLTATQVYAYAAAQYAKEVGGAAFVNAIPTLIANDPAYVELAKDSNLVIFGDDGATGATPLTADVLAHLAQRNRHVLDIAQFNIGGNTDFLALTDKERNKSKEYTKSSVVEDILGYDAPHFIKPTGYLEPLGDKKFIAMHIEYISFNGARDELVITGRINDSPALAGLLVDLARLGKMAVDRKAYGTVYEVNAFYMKNPGPKEAKNIPRIIAYEKLRQWAGLPPRYL from the coding sequence ATGGTTAGGGTTGCTATTATAGGCCAGGGATACGTTGCAAGCATTTTTGCAGTAGGATTAGAAAGGATAAAGAGAGGAGACCTTGGATATTATGGGATACCACTTGCAAACGAACTTCCAATTAAAGTTGAGGACATTCAAATAGTGGGTTCATATGACGTTGACAAGACTAAGATTGGTCTCCCACTCTATGAGGTCGTCCAGAGGTACTGGAGAGGAGACGTCCCAGAGAGCCTTAAAGAGGTCTTTATAAGAAAAGGCATACACCTAAGGAGCTTAAGAAACTTACCAATAGAAGCAACAGGTCTCGAAGATGAAATGTCACTTAAGGAAGCAATTGATCACCTCGTCAACGAGTGGAAAGAACTTAAGGTTGATGTCATTCTCAATGTTCCCACAACGGAAGCTTTTGTTCCTTTTGGCAAATTAGAAGACCTTGAAAAGGCAATTAAAGAAGAACAAAAGGACAGGCTAACAGCGACCCAAGTTTACGCTTATGCAGCAGCCCAGTATGCCAAGGAAGTTGGGGGAGCGGCATTTGTGAATGCAATACCAACCCTAATAGCGAATGACCCTGCCTATGTAGAACTAGCAAAGGATAGTAACCTGGTCATATTCGGTGACGACGGGGCAACCGGAGCGACACCACTCACCGCAGATGTTTTGGCACATCTGGCCCAGAGAAACAGACACGTACTCGACATAGCCCAGTTCAACATCGGAGGAAACACTGACTTCCTTGCATTAACGGACAAAGAGAGGAACAAGAGCAAGGAGTACACCAAGTCAAGTGTTGTTGAGGACATCCTAGGATATGACGCCCCACACTTCATAAAGCCAACTGGATACCTTGAGCCTCTCGGAGATAAGAAGTTTATAGCAATGCATATAGAATACATAAGCTTCAATGGAGCCAGGGATGAACTAGTTATAACTGGAAGAATCAATGACAGCCCAGCACTAGCAGGACTCCTTGTAGACCTTGCAAGGTTAGGAAAAATGGCAGTCGACAGGAAGGCATATGGAACTGTTTACGAGGTCAATGCATTCTACATGAAGAACCCAGGACCAAAGGAGGCCAAGAACATACCAAGGATAATAGCCTATGAGAAGCTTAGGCAATGGGCAGGATTACCACCAAGGTACCTCTGA
- a CDS encoding DUF2103 domain-containing protein → MPKHFKKGVKREHHFLKGLEKPLEEIAKIPGVKKVIPGRIYSSDSRGFDIKVSRETYSGLKIVAKSDGSVQDVFLVVDKKDRERVKLEIERLAKKWRKT, encoded by the coding sequence ATGCCCAAACATTTTAAAAAAGGCGTTAAGAGAGAGCACCATTTCCTCAAAGGACTTGAGAAACCGCTTGAAGAAATAGCAAAAATTCCTGGTGTTAAAAAGGTGATTCCTGGAAGGATATATTCCTCCGATTCTAGGGGATTTGATATAAAGGTCTCGAGAGAGACCTATTCTGGATTAAAAATCGTTGCAAAAAGCGATGGGAGCGTTCAGGATGTTTTCCTCGTTGTTGACAAAAAAGACAGGGAAAGAGTAAAATTAGAAATAGAAAGACTTGCAAAAAAGTGGAGGAAGACTTAA
- a CDS encoding MBL fold metallo-hydrolase: MIVYFIGTGGSEGIPVHLCNCSTCNEARKFGFSQRKPSTLAVIGENGEVILFDVGTDIREFLNTPLNAIFLTHWHHDHIYGLYKLRWTAMETTLYAPEGHADALILNDPKNLKPVIIKAGEKVKIGRITVTAIKLNHQIETLGYYTEEDGKGIALLYDTKGLPEKTWEFFEDKTPIRLAIVDSTYPPGFEDPYHNNVDEAARIGIKLAERTILSHISHKNLPFLQLVRYVRGRWGDKVLVAYDGMVFYV; the protein is encoded by the coding sequence ATGATAGTTTATTTCATCGGAACTGGGGGAAGCGAAGGGATCCCAGTTCACTTATGTAATTGCTCCACATGCAATGAAGCAAGAAAATTTGGATTTTCTCAAAGAAAACCTTCAACCCTAGCAGTAATTGGGGAAAATGGAGAAGTAATTTTGTTTGATGTCGGAACGGATATAAGAGAATTCTTAAACACTCCCTTGAACGCAATATTCCTTACCCATTGGCATCATGACCATATATACGGCTTGTACAAGCTCAGGTGGACTGCCATGGAAACTACGCTTTACGCTCCAGAAGGACATGCTGACGCCCTCATACTTAATGATCCAAAAAACCTGAAGCCAGTAATAATTAAAGCCGGAGAGAAAGTCAAAATTGGAAGAATAACCGTAACAGCGATAAAGCTTAACCATCAAATAGAAACATTAGGGTATTACACAGAGGAAGACGGAAAGGGAATTGCCCTTCTATATGATACAAAAGGACTTCCAGAAAAGACATGGGAATTCTTTGAGGATAAAACTCCCATTAGACTGGCAATAGTAGATTCCACGTATCCACCAGGCTTCGAAGATCCCTATCACAACAACGTTGATGAAGCGGCAAGGATAGGAATAAAACTAGCAGAAAGAACGATACTGAGTCATATTTCCCACAAAAATCTCCCATTCCTTCAGCTAGTGAGGTATGTCAGGGGAAGGTGGGGGGATAAAGTTCTTGTGGCCTATGATGGAATGGTCTTCTATGTGTAG
- a CDS encoding 7-cyano-7-deazaguanine synthase, which produces MLEKAIKEAKEFGEKTGIINERILVLFSGGKDSSLTLYLLKKAGYDVSALTFFHKWSWPEVVRWGMKFTKSLGVEHYLINITDALLQKATGKKGPICIHCKKIMLWNAKWFALNNDFGLIAKGDNANDKIIGTLLDQCPGDIRLCEIPKIGIPIFRPLIRYKAVDIERMADEAHIKPYRMYEHGRRRQWREGCPLQYIDEEEKITKELMDLAFKINYEVSKIARRERIRVSVRVPSFEIMCWNCNSRVLEEVKRIIGKYQ; this is translated from the coding sequence ATGCTTGAAAAAGCTATTAAGGAAGCAAAAGAGTTTGGAGAGAAAACTGGAATCATAAATGAGAGAATTCTCGTATTATTCTCTGGGGGAAAAGACTCAAGTTTAACACTCTACCTGCTGAAAAAGGCAGGATATGATGTTTCTGCCCTAACGTTCTTCCATAAATGGAGCTGGCCGGAAGTTGTTAGATGGGGAATGAAGTTTACAAAATCTCTTGGTGTTGAGCATTATCTAATCAATATAACAGATGCCCTTCTTCAAAAAGCTACCGGAAAAAAAGGTCCAATATGCATACACTGCAAAAAGATCATGTTGTGGAATGCAAAATGGTTTGCATTGAACAATGACTTTGGTTTAATAGCCAAAGGGGATAACGCAAATGATAAGATAATTGGAACTCTACTTGACCAATGCCCTGGGGACATAAGACTTTGTGAGATACCAAAAATTGGAATACCAATTTTTAGACCCCTTATTAGATACAAAGCAGTGGACATTGAAAGAATGGCGGATGAAGCCCATATCAAGCCCTATAGAATGTACGAACACGGTAGAAGAAGACAGTGGAGAGAGGGGTGTCCTCTTCAGTATATCGACGAGGAAGAGAAGATAACGAAAGAGCTTATGGATCTTGCGTTTAAGATTAACTACGAAGTCAGCAAGATTGCCAGAAGAGAAAGAATTAGGGTAAGTGTCAGAGTTCCAAGCTTTGAAATTATGTGCTGGAACTGCAATAGTAGGGTTCTTGAGGAAGTCAAAAGGATAATAGGGAAGTATCAGTAG
- a CDS encoding pyruvoyl-dependent arginine decarboxylase — MSWTTPKKAIMLSATAEGGTKLNAFDNALLKMGIGNVNLVKLSSVIPAHIEWLDELPKNIPIGMLLPTVYAHIESDEPGSTISAALGVGISEGNEGGLIYEYAGYCTKEEAEEMVKKMVEEGFRVRGWKLKEFKVVSAEITVKDKPAAAVAAVIMFPY; from the coding sequence ATGAGCTGGACAACTCCAAAAAAGGCTATAATGCTATCTGCAACGGCGGAGGGCGGGACAAAACTCAATGCCTTTGACAATGCACTTCTTAAGATGGGGATTGGAAATGTTAACCTCGTAAAATTGAGTAGTGTGATTCCCGCCCATATAGAGTGGCTTGACGAACTCCCAAAGAACATTCCAATAGGGATGCTTCTCCCAACTGTATATGCTCACATAGAAAGCGATGAACCGGGATCAACAATAAGTGCTGCTCTTGGGGTTGGAATAAGCGAGGGTAATGAGGGAGGATTGATATATGAATATGCGGGTTATTGTACCAAGGAAGAAGCCGAGGAGATGGTAAAGAAAATGGTTGAGGAAGGGTTCAGAGTGAGAGGCTGGAAGCTTAAGGAGTTTAAGGTTGTTTCGGCTGAGATAACCGTGAAGGATAAACCCGCTGCAGCCGTCGCTGCTGTTATAATGTTCCCCTACTGA